In Streptomyces sp. NBC_00448, the following are encoded in one genomic region:
- a CDS encoding Gfo/Idh/MocA family protein has protein sequence MNLAALPASGAPASAPFVTGDLSAPLGRPLSLVVLGAGARGEAYADLAAKSPERARVVAVAEARDSVRRAFAARHAVSDEFCFTDWREVLERPRLADVAIVAIQDADHVEAAVALADLGYQLLLEKPMATTQEDCDAIAEAVQRNGTALALAHVMRYTLYSVALKKLLRDGAIGDIVSLQHLEPVGYYHFAHSFVRGNWRREDQSAPLLLAKSCHDIDWLCDVVGRPVRRVSSFGSLTHFRPESAPEGATDRCVTCPLESSCAFSAPRLYRDGLRRGGTKQYFTRIATAGELTEEAVTAALTDGPYGRCVYHSDNDVLDHQVVNLEFDNAVTASFVLTAFTPMENRQTKIFGTRGQLTGDGRRIEVYDFRTERTTVIDTSLDGSSAAEGHAGGDAAMFNAYIDALHGGRPELIVSGIEASLASHRVVFAAERARHAGTVVEL, from the coding sequence GTGAACCTTGCCGCCCTGCCCGCCAGCGGCGCACCCGCCTCCGCACCGTTCGTCACGGGGGACCTGTCCGCGCCGCTCGGGCGTCCGCTGTCGCTGGTCGTCCTCGGCGCGGGAGCCCGCGGCGAGGCCTACGCCGACCTGGCGGCAAAGAGTCCGGAGCGGGCCCGCGTGGTGGCCGTCGCCGAAGCCCGCGACAGTGTCCGCAGGGCGTTCGCCGCACGGCACGCGGTCAGCGACGAGTTCTGCTTCACCGACTGGCGCGAGGTGCTGGAACGGCCCCGGCTGGCCGACGTCGCGATCGTCGCGATCCAGGACGCCGACCACGTCGAGGCGGCCGTCGCCCTGGCCGACCTCGGCTACCAGTTGCTGCTGGAGAAGCCGATGGCCACCACGCAGGAGGACTGCGACGCCATCGCCGAGGCCGTACAGCGCAACGGCACCGCGCTGGCCCTGGCCCACGTCATGCGGTACACGCTCTACTCCGTGGCGCTGAAGAAGCTGCTGCGGGACGGCGCGATCGGCGACATCGTCTCCCTGCAGCACCTGGAGCCGGTCGGCTACTACCACTTCGCGCACTCGTTCGTCCGCGGCAACTGGCGCCGTGAGGACCAGTCGGCGCCGCTGCTGCTGGCCAAGTCCTGCCACGACATCGACTGGCTGTGCGACGTCGTCGGCCGGCCGGTCCGGCGGGTGTCGTCGTTCGGGTCGCTCACCCACTTCCGTCCCGAATCCGCCCCCGAAGGCGCCACGGATCGCTGTGTCACCTGCCCACTGGAGTCCTCATGCGCCTTCTCGGCGCCCCGGCTCTACCGGGACGGGCTGCGCCGGGGAGGCACCAAGCAGTACTTCACCCGCATCGCGACCGCCGGGGAGCTGACCGAGGAAGCCGTCACCGCGGCGCTGACCGACGGGCCGTACGGCCGCTGCGTCTACCACAGCGACAACGACGTGCTGGACCACCAGGTGGTGAACCTGGAGTTCGACAACGCCGTGACCGCGTCCTTCGTCCTGACCGCGTTCACCCCGATGGAGAACCGCCAAACGAAGATCTTCGGCACCCGCGGGCAACTCACCGGGGACGGCCGCCGCATCGAGGTGTACGACTTCCGCACCGAGCGCACCACCGTCATCGACACCTCCCTCGACGGCTCCTCCGCGGCCGAAGGACACGCCGGGGGCGACGCGGCCATGTTCAACGCCTACATCGACGCCCTCCACGGCGGCCGGCCCGAGCTGATCGTCTCCGGGATCGAGGCGAGCCTGGCCAGCCACCGCGTGGTCTTCGCCGCCGAGCGGGCCCGGCACGCCGGGACGGTCGTCGAGCTCTGA
- a CDS encoding Ig domain-containing protein, whose amino-acid sequence MDLRRKLTPRLTAAIAVAGLLTGLPAAAGIQTVSAATGSHHSGDVLVDAGYLRVGMDATGTVTSLVDSRDGRNYLVAGHGSAPLVSLVVGGRQVKPTSLRRSGGTLVFGNSAAGTEVDVAVSDRTSYSTFTVTKVKAPRGADVQTLLWGPLATTLTGSLGESAGLASNSGFTAGMKVLNDRTEGGWPREDTGMGWENEVSDNPSDLQVAPLEQWSVGGQTPWGNLLRAFTFDYTKQRLRTNDSGYGIPVGPLPGAQGSIVGSRIALYGTTPDLAPTVLSTIAKGQNLPYPTIDGQWQKAAQATSKSILVLSDLNTGNVADADRFAKAAGIDTVYSLPGADGPWQSAGHFQFNSSFGSSDAGATALVHASTSDGVAVGAHTLSNFIDTDDPYVQPVPSPDLQLGQSAELTRPLAATDTSLYMASCAPLAAGLAGKSLLIDHEFVNYTGFTTVGDECQVTGLTRAQWSSTAADHAAGATAARVPHNSYDGALGDLKLIDATATRFATIWNTTGISATSFDGLESASEGGWGQYGMARMVNGAFAQLKAKDGFISETSREGSNVWDALSRASWGEVGSTSMNQVFINNAYYQANYLPGMLGWISLPGGASIHTVEDTLARGAGLNAGAGFETSVSSLTNGGQNTAALLDEVKQWETARNLGAFTDDERAQFRDQSTHWHLSVVTPGSSWSLQQLDASGNAVGAPRTVSVPTPGFTSTSLPGMTPGKLYEARPAANVPSIIRYTVTAGALPAGLHLNPDTGGITGVPLTGTTARFTLTGKGAPGTPDARRTFTIRVGKPSPAEGGRTR is encoded by the coding sequence ATGGACCTGAGACGAAAACTCACCCCTCGCCTGACCGCCGCGATCGCGGTGGCGGGCCTGCTGACCGGACTGCCGGCGGCGGCCGGCATACAGACCGTGTCGGCGGCGACCGGCTCGCACCACTCCGGCGATGTCCTGGTGGACGCCGGCTACCTGCGGGTGGGGATGGACGCCACCGGCACGGTCACCAGCCTGGTCGACTCCCGCGACGGCCGGAACTACCTGGTGGCGGGGCACGGCTCCGCTCCCCTGGTCAGCCTGGTCGTCGGTGGGCGGCAGGTGAAACCGACCTCCCTGCGGCGCTCCGGCGGCACACTGGTGTTCGGCAACTCCGCGGCCGGCACCGAGGTCGATGTGGCGGTCAGCGACCGGACGTCGTACTCCACGTTCACCGTCACGAAGGTCAAGGCGCCCCGCGGCGCCGACGTACAGACCCTGCTGTGGGGCCCGTTGGCGACCACGCTGACCGGCTCGCTCGGCGAGTCGGCGGGCCTGGCGAGCAACAGCGGGTTCACGGCGGGGATGAAGGTGCTCAACGACCGCACCGAGGGCGGCTGGCCCCGTGAGGACACCGGCATGGGCTGGGAGAACGAGGTGTCGGACAACCCGTCCGACCTCCAGGTGGCACCGCTGGAGCAGTGGAGCGTCGGCGGCCAGACCCCCTGGGGCAACCTCCTGCGCGCCTTCACCTTCGACTACACCAAGCAGCGGCTGCGGACGAACGACTCCGGCTACGGGATTCCGGTCGGGCCGCTGCCCGGTGCTCAGGGCAGCATCGTCGGCTCGCGGATCGCGCTGTACGGCACCACCCCGGATCTCGCGCCGACCGTGCTGTCGACGATCGCCAAGGGCCAGAACCTGCCGTACCCGACGATCGACGGGCAGTGGCAGAAGGCGGCGCAGGCGACCTCCAAGTCCATCCTGGTGCTGTCCGACCTCAACACCGGCAACGTCGCGGACGCCGACCGGTTCGCCAAGGCCGCCGGCATCGACACGGTCTACTCGCTGCCCGGGGCCGACGGCCCCTGGCAGTCCGCCGGGCACTTCCAGTTCAACTCCAGCTTCGGCAGCAGCGACGCCGGCGCGACCGCGCTGGTGCACGCCTCCACGTCCGACGGCGTCGCGGTCGGCGCGCACACCCTGTCGAACTTCATCGACACCGACGACCCCTACGTCCAGCCCGTGCCCAGCCCCGATCTCCAACTCGGCCAGAGCGCCGAGCTGACCCGGCCGCTGGCCGCCACCGACACCTCCCTGTACATGGCGAGCTGCGCGCCGCTGGCCGCCGGTCTGGCGGGCAAGTCCCTGCTGATCGACCACGAGTTCGTGAACTACACGGGGTTCACCACCGTCGGTGACGAGTGCCAGGTGACCGGGCTGACCCGGGCCCAGTGGTCCTCGACCGCCGCCGACCACGCCGCCGGCGCCACCGCCGCCCGGGTGCCGCACAACTCGTACGACGGCGCCCTGGGCGACCTGAAGCTCATCGACGCCACCGCCACCCGGTTCGCGACCATCTGGAACACCACCGGCATCAGCGCGACCTCGTTCGACGGGCTGGAGTCCGCCTCGGAGGGCGGCTGGGGCCAGTACGGCATGGCCCGCATGGTCAACGGGGCCTTCGCGCAGCTGAAGGCCAAGGACGGCTTCATCTCCGAGACCAGCCGCGAGGGTTCGAACGTCTGGGACGCGCTGTCCCGGGCCAGCTGGGGCGAGGTCGGCTCCACCAGCATGAACCAGGTGTTCATCAACAACGCCTACTACCAGGCCAACTACCTGCCCGGGATGCTCGGCTGGATCTCGCTGCCGGGGGGCGCAAGCATCCACACGGTCGAGGACACCCTCGCACGGGGCGCGGGCCTGAACGCCGGCGCCGGATTCGAGACCTCCGTGTCCAGCCTGACCAACGGCGGGCAGAACACGGCGGCCCTGCTCGACGAGGTCAAGCAGTGGGAGACGGCCCGCAACCTCGGAGCCTTCACCGACGACGAACGCGCCCAGTTCCGGGACCAGTCCACGCACTGGCACCTGAGCGTCGTCACGCCCGGCAGCTCCTGGTCGCTCCAGCAGCTCGACGCCTCCGGCAACGCCGTCGGCGCGCCCCGGACGGTCTCCGTACCCACCCCGGGCTTCACCAGCACCAGCCTGCCGGGCATGACGCCCGGGAAGCTCTACGAGGCACGGCCCGCCGCGAACGTGCCCTCGATCATCCGCTACACCGTCACCGCGGGCGCCCTGCCCGCCGGCCTGCACCTCAACCCCGACACCGGCGGCATCACCGGCGTCCCGCTCACCGGCACCACCGCCAGGTTCACCCTCACCGGCAAGGGCGCGCCCGGCACCCCGGACGCACGCCGGACCTTCACGATCCGGGTGGGGAAGCCCTCACCCGCCGAGGGAGGCCGAACGCGCTGA
- a CDS encoding ROK family transcriptional regulator: MRITGGDPSALRRRNLAAMLSRMYEHGAQTVTELARSTGLSRPTCEEGVAELLAQGWVTEGAAPDPAAARQPGRPARRYEFHADAGRVLGVDVGAHKILAMVADLRGAVTVARRIDVDPDLPARGRLAAMGDAVTACLAREPVADRSPLLAAVIASPGVVDARGRVVLSNAMPELTGLNLADELARTLGIGSVDGPIHAENDMRMAALAEQWRGVADGVPDLVYIHAGHRLGAAVLIDGRPYRGHRGAAGEIGTLGLLDWANSYRRLLAYAPGGTTGDATLRVFTDLREGNAQARELVDRFARDLATGVAVMSMTIDPTLVVVGGGISQAGDDIIEPVSRHLADLCLFPPEVQASSLGDESVALGALRYGLQDVEGRLFGADGAERASS, translated from the coding sequence ATGCGAATCACGGGCGGGGACCCGTCGGCGCTGCGCAGGCGGAACCTGGCGGCGATGCTGAGCAGGATGTACGAGCACGGCGCGCAGACCGTCACCGAACTCGCCCGGTCCACCGGCCTGTCCCGGCCGACCTGCGAGGAAGGCGTGGCCGAACTGCTCGCCCAGGGCTGGGTCACCGAGGGCGCGGCGCCGGACCCGGCGGCCGCCCGCCAGCCGGGACGGCCGGCCAGGCGCTACGAGTTCCACGCCGACGCGGGCCGGGTGCTGGGCGTGGACGTCGGCGCGCACAAGATCCTCGCGATGGTGGCCGATCTGCGCGGGGCCGTGACCGTGGCCCGGCGGATCGACGTCGATCCCGACCTGCCCGCCCGCGGGCGGCTGGCGGCGATGGGCGACGCGGTCACCGCCTGTCTGGCCCGCGAACCCGTCGCCGATCGCAGCCCGCTGCTGGCAGCCGTGATCGCCTCCCCGGGGGTCGTGGACGCCCGGGGGCGGGTGGTCCTGTCCAACGCCATGCCGGAGTTGACGGGGCTGAACCTCGCGGACGAGCTCGCCCGGACGCTGGGTATCGGCAGCGTGGACGGGCCGATCCACGCCGAGAACGACATGCGCATGGCCGCACTGGCCGAGCAGTGGCGGGGCGTTGCCGACGGGGTGCCCGACCTCGTGTACATCCACGCGGGCCACCGCCTGGGCGCGGCCGTGCTCATCGACGGCAGGCCCTACCGCGGTCATCGGGGCGCCGCCGGGGAGATCGGCACCCTCGGCCTGCTGGACTGGGCGAACAGCTACCGCCGCCTTCTGGCCTACGCCCCCGGCGGCACGACAGGCGACGCGACGCTGCGGGTCTTCACGGATCTGCGCGAGGGCAACGCCCAGGCCCGGGAGCTGGTCGACCGCTTCGCCCGCGACCTGGCCACCGGAGTCGCCGTCATGTCGATGACCATCGACCCGACGCTGGTCGTCGTCGGCGGCGGCATCTCCCAGGCCGGCGACGACATCATCGAGCCGGTCAGCCGGCACCTGGCCGACCTGTGCCTGTTCCCGCCGGAGGTCCAGGCATCGAGCCTGGGCGACGAGTCGGTCGCGCTCGGCGCCCTGCGCTACGGCCTCCAGGACGTGGAGGGGCGGCTGTTCGGGGCGGACGGGGCGGAGCGGGCTTCCTCGTGA
- a CDS encoding ABC transporter substrate-binding protein, giving the protein MRRKLMPLAASGLVAAILLSGCAAGGSGKASGGGGGKGKVTLTFLTFETPNLTAKYWDDAIARASAKVPGVTIKKLVAPSVDRVGYAKQLAASGQLPDIMIGVSPNGFAQAGQLASWSDGQLSDFVSPHSNPIGGKIYQLPYDTQPTPLVYYNKSDFTAAGIAAPPKTYQDLLDDCAKLKTKGINPLVVGGGGKDTWADMYPLIGAVATDTYKPEPDWLAQKTKGKAKFTDPAFTRAAQKVSDLAKKGYIDRAGLSRSYADDEQAFRDNKGAMYPMGSWFAASADAKKPPFDVGVFAWPSDDGSLVVPSYTGGGMSVSSKAPDVALAQKWALAFMLDKTSLDASVKTDGSIIALKDYTPPAGMGPVYTATLDLYQQAVKQHAIVDAFSVESGDNSLPAGVADKAAAGVADLINGKKTAREFGAFLDSEWAKADE; this is encoded by the coding sequence GTGAGACGCAAGCTGATGCCGCTGGCCGCTTCGGGCCTGGTGGCGGCGATACTCCTGTCCGGCTGTGCGGCCGGCGGCTCCGGCAAGGCGTCGGGAGGTGGAGGCGGGAAGGGGAAGGTCACGCTGACCTTCCTGACCTTCGAGACGCCGAACCTGACGGCCAAGTACTGGGACGACGCGATCGCCCGGGCCTCGGCGAAGGTGCCCGGCGTCACCATCAAGAAGCTGGTGGCCCCGTCGGTGGACCGCGTCGGCTACGCCAAGCAGCTCGCGGCCTCCGGCCAGTTGCCGGACATCATGATCGGGGTGTCGCCGAACGGTTTCGCGCAGGCCGGCCAGCTCGCCTCGTGGAGCGACGGGCAGCTCAGCGACTTCGTGTCGCCGCACTCCAACCCCATCGGCGGCAAGATCTACCAGCTCCCGTACGACACCCAGCCGACGCCGCTGGTGTACTACAACAAGTCCGACTTCACCGCCGCCGGGATCGCCGCCCCGCCGAAGACGTACCAGGACCTGCTGGACGACTGCGCGAAGTTGAAGACCAAGGGGATCAACCCGCTGGTGGTGGGCGGCGGCGGCAAGGACACCTGGGCCGACATGTACCCGCTGATCGGCGCGGTGGCCACCGACACCTACAAGCCCGAGCCCGACTGGCTGGCGCAAAAGACCAAGGGCAAGGCCAAGTTCACCGATCCGGCGTTCACCAGGGCCGCGCAGAAGGTCTCGGACCTGGCGAAGAAGGGCTACATCGATCGCGCGGGCCTGTCCCGCTCCTACGCCGACGACGAGCAGGCGTTCCGCGACAACAAGGGCGCGATGTACCCGATGGGCTCGTGGTTCGCCGCCTCCGCGGACGCGAAGAAGCCCCCCTTCGACGTGGGTGTGTTCGCCTGGCCCTCCGATGACGGCTCGCTGGTCGTGCCGTCCTACACCGGTGGCGGCATGTCCGTGTCCTCCAAGGCCCCCGACGTCGCGCTCGCCCAGAAGTGGGCGCTGGCATTCATGCTCGACAAGACCTCGCTGGACGCCTCGGTGAAGACCGACGGGTCGATCATCGCGCTGAAGGACTACACCCCGCCCGCCGGCATGGGCCCGGTCTACACCGCCACGCTCGACCTCTACCAGCAGGCGGTGAAGCAGCACGCGATCGTCGACGCCTTCTCCGTCGAGTCCGGCGACAACTCGCTGCCGGCCGGTGTCGCGGACAAGGCCGCCGCCGGAGTCGCCGACCTGATCAACGGCAAGAAGACCGCGCGGGAGTTCGGGGCGTTCCTCGACTCCGAATGGGCCAAGGCCGACGAGTAG
- a CDS encoding DMT family transporter, whose product MTDASTKPRAGATAPGTGRAARELAWGPSLLMAAALVALLSLTWLLSGDLVAHADPFAVAAGRAGTSCVGLSLLAAARRTTRRPALEVARGRPRAVAALGALGVFGYSMASVWAIGLIGAATTNVVLALLPCVTFVLGLWLFRERPGMTALVGTCVAAAAAVAYGLLDRGSGFGIRGGVTPTRALIGVLAAVAAMVSMALYAHFYGKLAPDVSSVVALPSVFAAGAVMLLLPALARNSFGHLTLVQWGQILLLGCGVYVPAYVIQHELFLRRGALFTTSVSLAVPFTVRFCTWGLGKAARPSLLATALLLTCCVGVFLTMARSGTRSPRS is encoded by the coding sequence GTGACGGACGCGTCGACGAAACCGCGGGCCGGCGCCACCGCGCCGGGGACCGGCAGGGCCGCGCGCGAACTCGCCTGGGGGCCCAGCCTGCTCATGGCCGCAGCGCTGGTGGCGCTGCTGTCGCTGACGTGGCTGCTGTCCGGGGACCTGGTCGCCCACGCCGATCCGTTCGCCGTCGCCGCCGGCCGCGCGGGCACCAGCTGTGTCGGGCTGTCGCTGCTCGCTGCGGCCCGCCGGACCACCAGACGCCCCGCGCTGGAGGTGGCGCGCGGCCGACCGCGCGCCGTCGCCGCCCTGGGCGCCCTGGGGGTCTTCGGCTACTCGATGGCCTCGGTCTGGGCCATCGGGCTGATCGGCGCCGCGACCACCAACGTCGTCCTCGCGCTCCTGCCCTGCGTGACGTTCGTGCTCGGCCTGTGGCTGTTCCGTGAACGCCCCGGCATGACCGCACTGGTGGGCACCTGCGTGGCCGCCGCGGCGGCGGTCGCCTACGGCCTCCTGGACCGGGGGAGCGGGTTCGGCATCAGGGGCGGCGTCACCCCTACCCGCGCGCTGATCGGAGTGCTGGCCGCCGTGGCCGCCATGGTCTCGATGGCGCTGTACGCGCACTTCTACGGCAAGCTCGCCCCCGACGTCTCCTCGGTGGTGGCCCTGCCGTCCGTGTTCGCGGCCGGGGCGGTGATGCTGCTACTGCCCGCGCTGGCCCGGAACTCCTTCGGCCATCTCACCCTCGTGCAGTGGGGGCAGATCCTGCTGCTCGGTTGCGGGGTGTACGTGCCGGCCTACGTGATCCAGCACGAACTGTTCCTGCGCCGGGGTGCGCTGTTCACCACCAGCGTCTCCCTGGCCGTCCCCTTCACCGTCCGGTTCTGCACGTGGGGCCTGGGGAAGGCGGCACGACCCAGCCTGCTCGCCACCGCGCTCCTCCTGACGTGCTGCGTCGGCGTCTTCCTCACCATGGCCAGGTCCGGCACCCGCTCTCCCCGGTCCTGA
- a CDS encoding arabinofuranosidase catalytic domain-containing protein yields MLVLLTLRRRTRLLIAFLLAVAIAVPVLGTATRAEAASSGPCDIYASGGTPCEAAYSTTRAMFSSYDGPLYQIQRASDSSTLNIGLASAGGLVASAPQVSFCSGTTCTITQLYDQTPNANNLPISPGSSCSGCSGGLSGPGPNGSDIGADAMALPITIGGQGAYGVLVNNIGTGYRNNAAKNVPTGSQPEGLYMLTSSNLTSSSCCFDFGSAETDDSDDGNATMNAIYYGSACWTGGCTGSGPWVGGDIENGMYFSAAGPNPSNIPSETGSFVTAWEKNNGTTNFTLKYGNGQSGGLSQAYSGALPNGYNPMKVQPSIELGTGGDNSPEGTGEFFEGAVTKGFPTDATENAVQANVTAAGYTNNTTTFPPPTQSVISLKAHANGKYVDAANSTTSLIADATSIGTNETFDLIANNNNTVNLRAHSDNQWVTAESKGSSPLIANRGAAGPWETFYLLHNSDGSVSFRAYNNQQIVTAEDAGASALIANRTAIGPWEEFDLVND; encoded by the coding sequence GTGCTGGTCTTACTCACACTCCGACGCCGGACGCGGCTGCTGATCGCGTTCCTGCTCGCGGTGGCGATCGCGGTGCCGGTGCTCGGCACGGCGACCCGCGCCGAGGCGGCTTCATCGGGGCCCTGCGACATCTACGCGTCCGGTGGCACGCCCTGTGAGGCGGCGTACAGCACCACCCGGGCGATGTTCTCCTCGTACGACGGCCCGCTGTACCAGATCCAGCGCGCCTCGGACAGCAGCACCCTGAACATCGGACTCGCGTCGGCCGGCGGTCTGGTCGCCTCGGCGCCGCAGGTCTCCTTCTGCTCCGGCACGACGTGCACCATCACCCAGCTGTACGACCAGACACCCAACGCCAACAACCTGCCCATCTCGCCGGGCAGTTCCTGCTCCGGCTGCTCGGGCGGGCTTTCCGGCCCCGGCCCGAACGGCTCGGACATCGGCGCGGACGCGATGGCGCTGCCGATCACCATCGGCGGCCAGGGCGCCTACGGCGTGCTGGTCAACAACATCGGTACCGGATACCGCAACAACGCCGCCAAGAACGTGCCCACCGGCTCGCAGCCGGAGGGCCTGTACATGCTCACGTCGTCGAACCTCACCAGCAGCAGCTGCTGCTTCGACTTCGGCTCGGCCGAGACCGACGACTCCGACGACGGCAACGCGACCATGAACGCGATCTACTACGGCTCCGCCTGCTGGACCGGCGGCTGCACCGGCTCCGGCCCCTGGGTCGGCGGCGACATCGAGAACGGCATGTACTTCAGCGCGGCCGGCCCCAACCCGTCGAACATCCCCAGCGAGACGGGCTCGTTCGTGACCGCCTGGGAGAAGAACAACGGCACGACGAACTTCACGCTGAAATACGGGAACGGGCAATCCGGCGGGCTGTCACAGGCGTATTCCGGCGCTCTACCCAACGGCTACAACCCGATGAAGGTGCAGCCCTCCATCGAGTTGGGCACCGGCGGCGACAACAGCCCCGAAGGCACCGGTGAGTTCTTCGAGGGCGCCGTCACCAAGGGCTTCCCGACCGACGCCACGGAGAACGCCGTGCAGGCCAACGTCACCGCGGCCGGCTACACGAACAACACCACCACGTTCCCGCCACCCACCCAGTCCGTGATCAGCCTCAAGGCCCACGCCAACGGCAAGTACGTCGACGCGGCGAACAGCACCACCTCGCTCATCGCCGACGCCACCTCGATCGGCACCAACGAGACCTTCGACCTGATCGCGAACAACAACAACACCGTGAACCTGAGGGCGCACTCCGACAACCAGTGGGTCACCGCCGAGAGCAAGGGCAGCTCGCCGCTGATCGCCAACCGCGGTGCGGCCGGCCCGTGGGAGACGTTCTACCTCCTGCACAACTCCGACGGCAGCGTCAGCTTCCGCGCCTACAACAACCAGCAGATCGTCACGGCCGAGGACGCCGGCGCCTCGGCGCTGATCGCCAACCGCACGGCGATCGGCCCCTGGGAGGAGTTCGACCTCGTCAACGACTGA
- a CDS encoding carbohydrate ABC transporter permease: protein MTATLAPPGAHTRDSPGAGPARRWFARCSKVWHFLTFGAPGLVVYLAFVLVPIAMTIGTSLTNRNPANPPTRWVGLRNYTRLFSDPDFTGALKNTVVVTVIITVLANVLGLLVALLLDRRGWLYNALRSVFFTPVVLSSVVVSVIWQAILTDDGLLNSMLKKLGVHHPPGWLSDPDLALYSVAFIITWQMLGFCVVVYLAGLAGVPAELHEAASIDGAGTLTRFRNVTWPMLAPALTINTVMLLISGFKAYDQIQVITNGGPGNGTTSTVAFEVVQTTFTGNHIGYGAAMATVMLAIIAVISVLALRVLQRREVTL from the coding sequence ATGACCGCGACACTCGCGCCCCCGGGCGCGCACACCCGGGACTCGCCGGGTGCCGGTCCGGCCCGGCGATGGTTCGCCCGGTGCTCCAAGGTGTGGCACTTCCTGACCTTCGGCGCCCCCGGACTCGTCGTCTACCTCGCCTTCGTCCTGGTGCCGATCGCCATGACGATCGGCACCAGCCTCACCAACCGCAACCCGGCCAATCCGCCGACCCGGTGGGTCGGTCTGCGGAACTACACCCGGCTGTTCTCCGACCCCGACTTCACCGGGGCGTTGAAGAACACCGTCGTCGTCACCGTCATCATCACGGTCCTGGCCAACGTCCTCGGGCTGCTCGTCGCCCTGTTGCTCGACCGGCGCGGCTGGCTCTACAACGCCCTGCGCTCGGTGTTCTTCACGCCGGTCGTGCTGTCCTCGGTCGTGGTCTCGGTGATCTGGCAGGCGATCCTCACCGACGACGGCCTGCTCAACTCGATGCTGAAGAAGCTCGGGGTGCACCACCCGCCCGGCTGGCTGTCCGACCCCGATCTCGCGCTGTACTCGGTCGCGTTCATCATCACCTGGCAGATGCTCGGCTTCTGCGTCGTCGTCTACCTGGCCGGCCTGGCCGGTGTGCCGGCCGAACTGCACGAGGCCGCCTCCATCGACGGCGCCGGCACCTTGACGCGCTTCAGGAACGTCACCTGGCCGATGCTGGCGCCCGCGCTGACCATCAACACGGTCATGCTGCTGATCAGCGGGTTCAAGGCGTACGACCAGATCCAGGTGATCACCAACGGCGGCCCGGGCAACGGCACCACCTCCACCGTCGCCTTCGAGGTCGTGCAGACCACGTTCACCGGAAACCACATCGGGTACGGCGCGGCGATGGCCACCGTCATGCTCGCCATCATCGCGGTGATCTCGGTCCTCGCGCTCCGCGTGCTCCAGCGGCGGGAGGTCACGCTGTGA
- a CDS encoding carbohydrate ABC transporter permease has product MNSQRSLWLRPIVALFVTAVFFLPLYVVLVNVFKHGPDITAHPVSLPIPPTLSSIHQVLSRPDHLFWYGLINSVEVTAISVTALTIVSAMLGHYLARAKGAWAKGVLATLLCGLMIPPAVILEPVTEVLRWFGLMTTIPGLVLVNVGYYVPFGVFVFTGFVKTIPIELEEAAALDGAGPFRVFWKIVFPLLRPASASVLIFLGVWIWNDFLNPLIIMGPANGTTVTVGIYRAIGEHQSDFGAVFALMFLATIPILVFYLAFQRHFVKGLTGGATKG; this is encoded by the coding sequence GTGAACTCCCAGCGGTCCTTGTGGCTCCGGCCGATAGTGGCGCTCTTCGTCACCGCGGTGTTCTTCCTGCCGCTCTACGTGGTCCTGGTCAACGTGTTCAAGCACGGCCCGGACATCACCGCTCACCCGGTGAGCCTGCCGATCCCGCCGACGCTCTCCTCGATCCACCAGGTGCTGTCCCGCCCGGACCACCTGTTCTGGTACGGCCTCATCAACAGCGTCGAGGTCACCGCCATCTCCGTCACCGCCCTGACGATCGTCTCCGCCATGCTCGGGCACTACCTGGCCCGGGCCAAGGGAGCCTGGGCCAAGGGGGTGCTGGCGACCCTGCTGTGCGGACTGATGATCCCGCCCGCGGTGATCCTCGAACCGGTGACCGAAGTGCTGCGCTGGTTCGGGCTCATGACCACGATCCCGGGCCTGGTGCTGGTCAACGTCGGCTACTACGTCCCGTTCGGCGTGTTCGTCTTCACCGGCTTCGTCAAGACCATCCCGATCGAGCTGGAGGAGGCCGCGGCCCTCGACGGCGCCGGGCCGTTCCGCGTGTTCTGGAAGATCGTGTTCCCGCTGCTGCGCCCGGCCTCGGCGTCCGTCCTGATCTTCCTCGGCGTCTGGATCTGGAACGACTTCCTCAACCCGCTGATCATCATGGGCCCGGCGAACGGCACCACCGTCACCGTGGGCATCTACCGGGCCATCGGGGAGCACCAGTCGGACTTCGGCGCGGTCTTCGCGCTGATGTTCCTCGCCACCATCCCGATCCTCGTCTTCTACCTGGCGTTCCAGCGCCACTTCGTCAAGGGCCTGACCGGCGGCGCGACCAAGGGGTGA